The following nucleotide sequence is from Agromyces sp. SYSU T00194.
GGTCTATCGAGCGCCGTCTTCACGCGCAGCCTCGACGCCGCGTTCCGGTTCGTCGACGCGGTCGACACGGGGCAGGTCTCGGTCAACCAGCCGACGAGCGGCTGGGACATCCATCACGCCTTCGGCGGCTTCAAGGAGTCGGGCTCGCCGTTCAAGGAGCAGGGCACCGAGGCGCTCCGGTTCTACACGCGGGTGAAGACCGCTGCCGTGCGGACCCACTGATGGCGGGCAGCACCGGCATCGTCGGCGGCGGCATCGTCGGCATCGCCCTCGCGCGCGCCCTCGCGCAGCGCGGCGACGAGGTGACGGTGTTCGAGAAGGAGGCCCGCCTCGCCGAGCATCAGACGGGCCACAACTCCGGCGTCGTGCACGCCGGCCTGTACTACAAGCCGGGTTCCCTGAAGGCCACGCTCTGCGCCGCGGGGCGCGCGTCGATGCGTGACTTCTGCCTCGAGAAGGGCCTGCCCTACCGCGAGGTCGGCAAGCTCGTGGTCGCCGTCGACGAGACCGAGCTCGACGCACTCGCCGAGATCGAGCGACGCTCGATCGAGAACGGCGTGCCCGACCTCACCCGCATCGACGACGTGGCACGCCTCCGCGAGATCGAGCCGCACGTCGCCGGCGTCGCGGCCGTGCACTCGCCGCACACCGCGGTCGTCGACTACGCGTCGATCACGGAGGCCATGGCGCAGGACGTGCGGGCGGCGGGCGGCAGCATCCGCCTCGGTCACGAGGTCACCGACCTCGCCGTCGAGCAGGGTCGCGTGCGCGTCGTCACCCCGGTCTCCGAGGACGTCTTCGACCGCCTGATCGTGTGTGCGGGCCTGCAGTCCGACGTCGTCGCCAAGCTCGTCGGCGGCGACCCGTCGCCGAAGATCCTGCCGTTCCGCGGGGAGTACTGGGAGCTCGCGTCCGAGCGCACCGACCTCGTGAACGGCATGATCTACCCCGTGCCCGACCCGCGCTTCCCGTTCCTCGGCGTGCACTTCACGCGCGGCGTGTACGACAACGTGCACGTCGGCCCGAACGCCGTGCCGGCGCTGCGCCGCGAGGGCTACAACTGGCTGCAGTGGTCGGCGAAGGACACCTGGGAGTCGCTGCGCTGGCCCGGTGCCTGGCCGCTCGCGAAGCAGCACTGGCGCATGGGCGTCGACGAGATCTCGAGTTCGCTCATCAAGCCGTTGTGGTTCCGCAAGGC
It contains:
- the lhgO gene encoding L-2-hydroxyglutarate oxidase → MAGSTGIVGGGIVGIALARALAQRGDEVTVFEKEARLAEHQTGHNSGVVHAGLYYKPGSLKATLCAAGRASMRDFCLEKGLPYREVGKLVVAVDETELDALAEIERRSIENGVPDLTRIDDVARLREIEPHVAGVAAVHSPHTAVVDYASITEAMAQDVRAAGGSIRLGHEVTDLAVEQGRVRVVTPVSEDVFDRLIVCAGLQSDVVAKLVGGDPSPKILPFRGEYWELASERTDLVNGMIYPVPDPRFPFLGVHFTRGVYDNVHVGPNAVPALRREGYNWLQWSAKDTWESLRWPGAWPLAKQHWRMGVDEISSSLIKPLWFRKARRFVPELTMGDLTHKSGAGVRAQAWGRAGELLDDFAVDRVGPVTLLRNAPSPAATSSIAIAEYVVEHYLGEHAVAD